From one Nonomuraea polychroma genomic stretch:
- the thiS gene encoding sulfur carrier protein ThiS, translating to MIVTINGAAHEVADGTTVAQAVRTLTTATTGVAVAVNDEVVTRSAWETTALSDRDRMEVLTAVQGG from the coding sequence ATGATTGTGACGATCAACGGGGCCGCGCACGAGGTCGCCGACGGCACGACCGTGGCGCAGGCCGTACGGACCTTGACCACGGCCACCACCGGGGTGGCCGTGGCCGTGAACGACGAGGTGGTCACGCGGAGCGCCTGGGAGACGACGGCGCTCAGCGACCGCGACCGCATGGAGGTGCTGACGGCGGTGCAAGGTGGATGA